A genome region from Megalobrama amblycephala isolate DHTTF-2021 linkage group LG18, ASM1881202v1, whole genome shotgun sequence includes the following:
- the LOC125253015 gene encoding uncharacterized protein LOC125253015: protein MVTSTKKTPTKRKCARTTYFIGGNEICKNTFLFLMGIGKDTLADIVKHYEENGARPRLRKKHSLPRPPARFIRPEDINRVVDFIKNYAEDNAIMLPGRQPGHKDWHVKLLPTHVSKASVWRLYVKSAKELGERAVCKTSFKALWDRLLPHIKSCRPRTDLCWQCQSNNEQLIRSANLPDDRKSEAVKKQQDHLSLVQKERAVYNDMTAACKKICSGSNLSFGPSLPASKKIRMHYSFDFAQQLHFPSNPLQPGPMYFLTPRKCGLFGVSCEGLQKQVNYLIDEGMSSTKGSNEVISYMHHFFGNFGVGETEVDLHCDNCSGQNKNNFMLWYLAWRVGHKLHDKIEIHFLIAGHTKFSPDCGFGLIKQAYMKTRVNTLADIAEVVENSSPVSHLNIPQLVGMAEGKVLVQTFDWQQHLTHHFRTLPQIKSYQHFSFDAKRPGVVLAKTHCDAQPVEYQLLRDGADLPSIDGLSVLAPPGLNIDRQTYLYEKIRPFCADEARYITCPAPRVTTQKRPRM from the exons atggttacatccacaaagaagacaccgacaaagagaaagtgtgcccGAACGACTTATTTCATTGGAGGCAACGAGATCTGCAAGAAtacttttctgtttcttatggg CATTGGCAAAGACACCCTGGCTGATATAGTCAAACACTATGAGGAGAATGGCGCAAGACCACGTTTGAGGAAGAAGCACTCACTGCCACGTCCGCCAGCCAGGTTCATCAGGCCTGAGGATATCAACAGAGTTGTGGACTTCATAAAAAACTATGCAGAAGACAATGCCATCATGCTGCCTGGCCGACAGCCTGGGCATAAGGATTGGCATGTGAAGTTGCTGCCAACTCATGTGTCCAAGGCCTCAGTGTGGCGTCTCTACGTGAAGTCTGCTAAGGAGCTTG GTGAGCGTGCAGTTTGTAAAACCAGCTTCAAAGCACTGTGGGACCGACTTCTCCCACACATCAAAAGTTGCCGGCCACGCACAGATCTCTGCTGGCAGTGCCAAAGCAATAATGAGCAGCTGATACGAAGTGCAAACCTCCCAGATGACAGAAAGTCTGAAGCAGTAAAGAAGCAACAAGATCATCTTTCCCTTGTGCAGAAAGAGAGGGCTGTGTACAACGACATGACTGCTGCCTGCAAAAAGATTTGCTCTGGCTCTAACCTGTCTTTTGGACCGTCCCTACCAGCAAGCAAGAAGATTAGGATGCATTACAGTTTTGATTTTGCTCAGCAG TTACACTTTCCCTCAAACCCTCTCCAGCCAGGACCAATGTACTTCCTGACCCCACGGAAATGTGGCCTATTTGGTGTTTCCTGTGAAGGGCTGCAGAAACAGGTGAATTACCTGATTGATGAAGGCATGTCATCTACTAAGGGAAGCAATGAAGTTATCAGCTACATGCATCATTTCTTCGGCAACTTTGGAGTTGGAGAAACAGAGGTGGATCTTCATTGTGACAACTGTAGTGGGCAGAACAAGAACAACTTCATGCTCTGGTACCTTGCCTGGCGGGTTGGACACAAGCTTCACGATAAAATTGAAATCCACTTCCTTATTGCTGGCCACACCAAGTTTTCCCCTGACTGTGGCTTTGGACTCATCAAGCAAGCCTACATGAAGACAAGAGTCAACACTTTGGCAGACATCGCTGAG GTTGTGGAAAACAGCTCTCCTGTGAGTCACCTCAATATCCCACAGCTTGTTGGAATGGCAGAGGGCAAAGTTTTAGTCCAGACCTTCGACTGGCAGCAGCATCTGACTCACCACTTCCGTACACTCCCACAGATCAAGAGTTATCAGCACTTCAG CTTTGATGCCAAGAGACCAGGTGTGGTGCTTGCAAAAACTCACTGTGATGCACAACCTGTCGAATATCAGCTACTGCGCGACGGAGCAGATCTGCCCTCTATCGACGGTCTTTCTGTCCTGGCCCCACCTGGACTGAACATTGACAGGCAGACCTATCTGTATGAAAAAATCAGGCCATTCTGTGCTGACGAGGCAAGATACATCACATGCCCAGCGCCAAGGGTCACAACACAGAAGAGACCGCGAATGTAA